Proteins from a genomic interval of Halomonas alkaliantarctica:
- a CDS encoding sigma-54-dependent transcriptional regulator yields MHEPSTLPVMVIDDEPHLRITASQTLELAGYTPYCFESAEQALAALTPDFPGVIVSDIRMPGMDGMALLHELHSRDATLPIILITGHGDISTAVEAMRAGAWDFLEKPFAGDQLLDVVRRGIEKRQLSLENHRLKAELEVQQAALGPRLVGRTVVISRLAAMIQRISQVEADVLLFGETGTGKDLVARAIHERSDRRNSPFMAINCGAVPENTIESELFGHEKGAFTGAVERRIGKFEHANGGTVFLDEIESMPMALQVKLLRVLQERSVERLGANETVPLDIRVIAATKVDLKAASEEGSFREDLYYRLNVVTLPLPALRERREDIPLLFQHFAVVAANRSGLEAPTLDSSAIAALLAHDWPGNVRELRNLAERYVLLGAAFDYRLDALLEGVNADTEEPTLPRQVELFEKSLISQSLSRYHGRVTDVCRHLGIPRKTFYDKLKKHGLNADDYRHSSEP; encoded by the coding sequence ATGCATGAGCCGTCGACGCTGCCGGTCATGGTGATCGACGACGAACCGCATCTGCGGATCACCGCCAGCCAAACCCTAGAACTTGCGGGCTATACGCCCTACTGCTTTGAATCGGCGGAACAAGCCCTGGCAGCATTAACGCCGGACTTCCCGGGTGTCATTGTCAGTGATATCCGCATGCCGGGTATGGATGGCATGGCACTGCTCCATGAGTTACACAGCCGAGACGCCACTCTGCCGATTATTTTAATTACAGGGCACGGCGATATTTCCACAGCTGTAGAAGCCATGCGCGCCGGGGCCTGGGATTTTCTCGAGAAGCCTTTTGCCGGTGATCAACTGCTAGATGTGGTGCGCCGGGGCATAGAGAAGCGCCAGCTCAGCTTGGAAAACCACCGCCTTAAAGCCGAATTGGAAGTGCAACAAGCCGCACTGGGGCCACGCTTAGTTGGCCGAACAGTGGTCATATCGCGACTAGCTGCAATGATTCAGCGCATTAGCCAAGTAGAGGCCGATGTGCTGCTATTTGGGGAGACCGGCACCGGTAAAGACCTAGTGGCGCGAGCGATCCACGAGCGCAGCGACCGGCGCAACAGCCCCTTTATGGCGATCAACTGCGGCGCGGTGCCCGAAAATACCATTGAGTCCGAACTGTTTGGTCATGAGAAAGGCGCCTTTACCGGTGCCGTCGAGCGGCGCATTGGCAAGTTTGAACACGCAAATGGCGGCACGGTGTTTTTAGATGAAATCGAATCGATGCCCATGGCGCTGCAGGTCAAGCTGCTGAGAGTACTGCAGGAACGCAGTGTCGAGCGGTTAGGTGCCAATGAAACCGTCCCGCTCGATATTCGCGTGATTGCGGCCACCAAGGTGGACCTCAAAGCCGCCTCCGAAGAGGGAAGTTTTCGCGAAGACCTTTACTACCGGCTAAACGTGGTCACTCTGCCGCTGCCTGCCCTGCGCGAGCGGCGTGAGGATATTCCCTTATTATTCCAGCACTTTGCCGTGGTCGCCGCCAACCGCAGCGGGCTGGAAGCACCGACCCTCGACAGCTCCGCCATTGCCGCCCTGCTGGCCCATGACTGGCCCGGCAATGTGCGCGAGCTGCGTAACCTTGCCGAGCGCTACGTGCTGCTGGGCGCCGCCTTTGACTATCGCCTGGATGCACTACTGGAAGGGGTCAACGCCGACACAGAAGAGCCTACTTTGCCGCGCCAGGTCGAGCTGTTTGAAAAGAGCCTGATCAGCCAATCCCTGTCGCGCTACCATGGCCGGGTAACCGACGTTTGTCGCCACTTGGGTATTCCGCGCAAAACCTTTTACGACAAGCTTAAGAAGCACGGCCTCAATGCCGACGACTATCGCCACAGCAGCGAGCCCTGA
- a CDS encoding isochorismatase family protein, producing MLLQRDKSLLLMVDFQAGLLPVIDGGQEAVNEAAWIGEMACLLEIPVWLTEQSPEKLGGSSASLLACLNDYQLWQKQHFGAMAETEFREALNATGKTQIVLCGTEAHICVLQTGLGLLEAGYDLYWLSEASASRRPQEAAFARERACAVGAVAVTADMVAYEWLHRCDTALFKEAHQRFLKPRALRPVRFY from the coding sequence GTGCTACTACAACGCGATAAAAGCTTGCTGTTAATGGTCGATTTCCAAGCGGGGTTACTGCCTGTAATCGATGGCGGTCAAGAAGCCGTTAACGAGGCTGCTTGGATAGGCGAAATGGCGTGCTTGCTTGAGATACCTGTATGGCTAACCGAGCAGTCTCCAGAAAAACTGGGGGGATCCTCGGCGTCACTGCTCGCCTGCCTAAATGACTATCAGCTCTGGCAGAAACAGCATTTTGGGGCCATGGCGGAAACTGAATTTCGTGAAGCACTAAACGCAACGGGTAAAACACAGATTGTACTGTGTGGAACTGAAGCGCACATCTGCGTGCTGCAAACGGGTTTAGGGCTATTAGAGGCAGGCTACGATTTGTACTGGCTGAGTGAAGCCTCTGCCAGTCGACGCCCGCAAGAGGCTGCGTTTGCCCGTGAGCGCGCCTGCGCAGTTGGTGCCGTGGCGGTGACGGCAGATATGGTGGCTTATGAGTGGCTTCATCGCTGCGATACAGCGCTGTTCAAAGAGGCGCACCAACGCTTCTTAAAGCCACGCGCGTTACGCCCCGTGCGTTTCTATTAG
- a CDS encoding gamma carbonic anhydrase family protein, translating to MSSALRSYQGMEPQLGERVYIDPASVVIGDVVMGDDCSVWPMTVIRGDMHRIRIGARTSVQDGSVLHITHASDFSPEGFPLTIGDDVTIGHKAILHGCTLGSRILVGMGAIVMDGAVVEDEVIIAAGAVVTPSKHLESGYVYAGNPAKALRPLKEKERAFFPYTAGNYVKLKDRFLAEATR from the coding sequence ATGAGCAGTGCGTTAAGATCCTATCAAGGTATGGAACCCCAACTGGGCGAGCGCGTTTATATTGATCCGGCCAGTGTGGTCATTGGTGATGTGGTGATGGGCGACGACTGCTCTGTCTGGCCTATGACGGTTATACGTGGTGATATGCACCGTATTCGTATTGGCGCGCGTACCAGTGTGCAGGACGGCAGCGTGCTGCATATTACCCACGCCAGTGACTTCAGCCCGGAGGGGTTTCCGCTCACCATTGGCGATGATGTGACCATTGGCCATAAAGCGATTTTGCATGGTTGCACCTTGGGAAGCCGCATACTCGTGGGTATGGGCGCGATTGTGATGGATGGCGCGGTCGTTGAGGACGAAGTCATTATCGCCGCGGGTGCGGTGGTAACGCCGAGTAAGCATTTGGAAAGTGGCTATGTGTATGCCGGTAATCCGGCTAAAGCGCTGCGGCCACTCAAAGAGAAAGAGCGTGCGTTCTTTCCGTACACCGCTGGTAACTACGTTAAATTGAAAGATCGCTTTTTGGCCGAAGCCACACGCTAG
- the lldD gene encoding FMN-dependent L-lactate dehydrogenase LldD, whose protein sequence is MIISASTDYRQAAKRRIPPFLFHYADGGSYAEHTLRRNVEDLAGVALRQRVLKDMSSLSLETTLFGETLAMPVALAPVGLAGMYARRGEVQAARAATNKGIPFTLSTVSVCPIDEVASAVDRPIWFQLYVLKDRGFMKHVLERAKAAGVKTLIFTVDMPVPGARYRDAHSGMSGKRGPMRRMLQAATHPFWAWDVGVNGRPHDLGNVSDYRGKPTELEDYIAWLGDNFDPSISWKDLEWIREQWDGPMIIKGILDPEDARDAVRFGADGIVVSNHGGRQLDGVPSTARALPAIADAVKGDLAILADSGVRSGLDVVRMISMGADTVLIGRAFIYALATAGEAGVSHLLELFDKEMRVAMTLTGARSIADLGSSSLVPDSIHHLG, encoded by the coding sequence ATGATCATTTCAGCTTCCACTGATTATCGCCAAGCGGCCAAACGTCGTATCCCTCCGTTTCTTTTCCACTACGCCGACGGTGGTTCCTACGCGGAGCATACGTTGCGGCGCAATGTCGAGGATCTTGCTGGTGTCGCACTGCGTCAGCGCGTGTTGAAAGATATGTCTTCGCTATCATTGGAGACTACGCTGTTCGGCGAAACGCTTGCCATGCCGGTTGCCTTGGCGCCGGTAGGATTGGCAGGAATGTACGCTAGGCGCGGTGAAGTGCAAGCTGCCCGGGCAGCTACTAATAAGGGGATACCATTTACGCTATCGACAGTTTCGGTGTGTCCAATCGACGAAGTGGCCTCTGCTGTCGATCGGCCTATCTGGTTTCAGCTTTATGTGTTGAAAGACAGAGGGTTTATGAAGCATGTCTTGGAGCGAGCTAAAGCTGCAGGCGTCAAGACGCTGATCTTTACCGTCGATATGCCCGTGCCGGGGGCGCGCTATCGTGATGCGCATTCAGGCATGAGCGGTAAGCGCGGCCCAATGCGGCGAATGCTTCAAGCAGCAACGCATCCCTTTTGGGCATGGGACGTGGGTGTTAATGGTCGTCCTCATGACCTGGGCAACGTGTCAGATTATCGCGGCAAGCCAACTGAGCTTGAAGACTATATTGCTTGGCTTGGTGATAACTTTGATCCCTCCATCTCTTGGAAAGACCTGGAATGGATCCGTGAGCAATGGGATGGCCCGATGATCATTAAGGGGATACTCGATCCTGAAGATGCTCGGGATGCGGTCCGCTTCGGTGCGGATGGTATCGTTGTTTCCAATCATGGCGGTCGTCAGTTGGACGGTGTTCCCTCCACGGCACGTGCGCTGCCTGCTATCGCTGATGCGGTTAAGGGTGATTTGGCCATTCTTGCCGATTCCGGGGTGCGTAGTGGGCTTGATGTTGTGCGCATGATCTCGATGGGGGCCGATACCGTATTGATTGGGCGTGCTTTTATCTATGCACTTGCTACCGCTGGAGAAGCGGGTGTTTCTCATCTGCTTGAGCTATTTGATAAGGAGATGCGGGTTGCCATGACGCTCACCGGGGCGCGTAGCATTGCCGATCTCGGTTCGAGTTCGTTGGTGCCAGATTCGATCCACCACCTTGGATAG
- a CDS encoding GntR family transcriptional regulator: MSYPPLRQQRLADVITERLEAMMLEGSLKPGQRLPPERELAERFGVSRPSLREAIQKLAARGLLTSRQGGGTFVNDDLSNGYTDPLLEMLSRHGEFNLDLLEFRDAMEGISAYYAALRSTPADKAVLIQRFEELDGGFAGADPIQEAKLDAAFHLAIAEAAHNVLLLHTIRGIFHLLEKSIVNNLAHLFAKEGSRSQLMQQHRALLNAILEGRAEDARARAHEHLVFVEEGLLEMAKAETRAQRALRRAQGNSKTSA; encoded by the coding sequence ATGAGCTACCCTCCGCTCCGCCAGCAGCGCTTGGCCGATGTAATTACTGAGCGCCTTGAAGCTATGATGCTGGAAGGCAGCCTAAAGCCAGGCCAGCGCTTACCTCCCGAACGTGAGTTAGCCGAGCGATTTGGCGTTTCGCGCCCCTCTTTACGGGAAGCCATCCAGAAACTAGCCGCTCGCGGCTTGCTGACCAGCCGCCAAGGCGGCGGTACTTTTGTTAACGACGACCTTAGCAATGGTTATACCGATCCTCTGCTGGAGATGCTCTCCCGTCACGGCGAATTTAACCTGGACTTACTTGAATTCCGCGACGCCATGGAAGGTATATCCGCTTACTACGCTGCGCTGCGCTCAACCCCCGCCGACAAAGCCGTCTTAATTCAGCGCTTCGAAGAACTCGACGGTGGCTTTGCCGGCGCAGATCCCATTCAAGAAGCGAAACTAGATGCGGCATTTCACCTAGCAATTGCCGAGGCCGCCCACAATGTTCTGCTGTTGCATACCATTCGCGGCATTTTTCATCTGCTAGAGAAGAGCATCGTGAACAACTTGGCTCATTTATTTGCCAAGGAAGGTTCGCGCAGCCAGTTAATGCAACAGCACCGCGCCCTGCTCAATGCCATTTTGGAAGGTCGCGCTGAGGATGCCCGAGCTCGCGCCCATGAGCACTTGGTGTTTGTTGAAGAAGGCCTACTTGAAATGGCCAAGGCTGAGACCCGTGCTCAGCGCGCCCTTCGCCGCGCCCAAGGCAATAGTAAGACGTCAGCATGA
- a CDS encoding metal-dependent hydrolase, with protein MANFRTHITVAAAGGMLIAYAGWKGQWWPPSQALVMIALVTFGGILPDIDADRSHSIRLIFNLLSVPALVLGALLLQPWLTPGALLIACGGIYFSVRYLAGLLFSRFTVHRGIWHSLLAGGLCSLLTSALSFNLLNQPAWLAWSHGAATLVGFLIHLSLDEIYSVDLEGARLKRSFGTALKLGDSRRPMSNLLMLIATLTLIPWVPPWSVLGELLHQGSLLWR; from the coding sequence ATGGCTAATTTTCGCACGCATATTACGGTAGCAGCGGCGGGCGGCATGCTAATAGCTTACGCAGGCTGGAAAGGTCAGTGGTGGCCGCCCTCCCAAGCACTGGTGATGATTGCATTAGTCACCTTTGGCGGCATTTTGCCCGATATTGACGCTGACCGTTCCCACTCTATACGTCTGATATTTAATCTGCTTTCGGTGCCTGCGCTGGTCCTGGGGGCGCTGCTGCTACAGCCATGGCTGACGCCGGGGGCGTTGTTGATTGCCTGCGGTGGGATTTACTTCAGTGTGCGCTATCTCGCAGGCCTGCTATTTTCGCGTTTCACCGTGCACCGCGGTATTTGGCACTCCTTATTAGCGGGTGGGCTATGTAGTCTGCTCACCTCCGCGTTAAGCTTTAATCTGCTCAACCAGCCTGCATGGCTGGCGTGGTCGCACGGTGCGGCTACCTTGGTCGGTTTTCTGATCCACTTGAGTTTGGATGAGATCTACAGCGTTGACCTTGAGGGGGCGCGGCTAAAGCGCTCTTTTGGTACGGCGCTTAAGCTAGGCGACAGTCGTCGGCCGATGTCCAACCTGCTGATGCTGATCGCCACATTGACGCTGATACCTTGGGTGCCGCCTTGGTCTGTGTTGGGGGAGTTGCTGCATCAGGGCTCGCTGCTGTGGCGATAG
- a CDS encoding NADP(H)-dependent aldo-keto reductase has product MQTRPLGRTGMEVSRLCLGTMTFGEQNSEAEAHEQLDRAVAFGINFIDTAEMYPVPPMAKTQGLTERYIGSWLKQRGARDDLIIATKAAGPGLDHIRGGPRLTREQIHQAIDTSLERLNTDYVDLYQLHWPDRQTNFFGKLGYVHSEDEDATPLEETLSALKELVDAGKVRAIGLSNETPWGTMRSLQLADQLDLPRVASIQNPYNLLNRSFEVGLAEIAHREDVGLLAYSPLGFGVLSGKYLNGAQPPKGRLTLYERFKRYTSPEAEAATQAYVALAEKHALDPAQMALAFVNSRSFLTSNIIGATTMEQLESNLASESLKLDNEVLEAIEDIHRRMPNPCP; this is encoded by the coding sequence ATGCAAACGCGCCCACTTGGCAGAACCGGCATGGAGGTAAGTCGACTCTGTTTAGGCACGATGACGTTTGGCGAGCAAAACAGCGAAGCTGAAGCCCACGAACAGCTTGATAGAGCCGTGGCGTTTGGTATCAATTTTATTGATACCGCAGAAATGTACCCCGTCCCGCCCATGGCCAAGACCCAGGGCTTAACTGAACGCTATATCGGCAGTTGGCTAAAGCAGCGTGGTGCCAGGGACGATCTGATCATAGCCACCAAGGCAGCAGGCCCAGGGCTTGACCATATACGGGGTGGCCCGCGATTGACCCGTGAGCAGATTCATCAGGCCATCGATACAAGCCTGGAGCGCTTGAACACCGATTACGTTGACCTTTACCAACTCCACTGGCCCGACCGTCAAACCAACTTCTTTGGCAAGCTAGGCTACGTACATAGCGAAGACGAAGATGCGACGCCGCTAGAAGAAACGCTCTCGGCCCTTAAAGAGCTGGTTGATGCAGGCAAGGTACGAGCCATTGGGCTCTCTAATGAAACGCCCTGGGGCACCATGCGCTCACTGCAGCTTGCAGACCAGCTGGATTTACCGCGCGTGGCGTCTATTCAAAACCCCTATAATCTTCTCAACCGCTCTTTCGAAGTTGGTTTGGCGGAAATTGCCCACCGTGAAGATGTCGGCCTACTTGCCTATTCACCGCTAGGGTTTGGGGTACTCTCGGGCAAGTATCTGAATGGTGCACAGCCACCTAAAGGTCGCTTGACGCTGTACGAGCGCTTCAAGCGATATACCTCTCCTGAAGCCGAAGCGGCTACTCAGGCCTATGTTGCGCTTGCTGAAAAGCACGCGCTAGATCCTGCCCAGATGGCACTGGCGTTTGTTAACTCTCGCAGTTTCTTGACCAGCAATATTATTGGTGCCACCACCATGGAGCAGTTGGAAAGCAATCTTGCCAGCGAGAGCCTCAAGCTGGACAACGAAGTGCTAGAGGCAATCGAAGATATTCACCGCCGCATGCCAAACCCCTGCCCTTAA
- a CDS encoding tetratricopeptide repeat protein, which yields MLQASTLFTRLEFRLAERLFHNHWLLPRSPRTQRLTMRLFKRCAEAGHPDALSVYGHMLFHRSQTPQDKARGARYVLEAAHAGDVKSQYQVAQIHEHGCAQYPRREDYAVTWYARAAQSGHYLAAERLARAYRLGELGLAVDGERAAYWQRQADQPALNNVAAA from the coding sequence ATGCTGCAGGCATCAACGTTGTTTACTCGGCTAGAATTTCGCCTAGCTGAACGGCTGTTTCATAATCACTGGCTGTTGCCGCGTTCACCGCGCACCCAGCGTTTAACGATGCGCTTGTTTAAGCGCTGTGCGGAAGCGGGTCATCCAGATGCGCTCTCCGTTTACGGCCACATGCTGTTTCATCGTAGTCAGACGCCCCAGGACAAGGCGCGCGGCGCGCGGTACGTTCTGGAAGCGGCGCACGCCGGGGATGTAAAGTCACAGTACCAAGTGGCGCAAATCCATGAACATGGCTGTGCTCAGTACCCGCGCCGTGAAGATTACGCGGTGACTTGGTACGCACGTGCCGCCCAGTCGGGGCATTACCTAGCTGCGGAGCGGCTTGCCCGTGCTTATCGCCTGGGTGAGTTAGGTTTGGCGGTAGATGGCGAGCGTGCGGCTTACTGGCAGCGACAGGCGGATCAGCCGGCACTAAATAACGTGGCCGCCGCATGA
- the yaaA gene encoding peroxide stress protein YaaA produces the protein MLSVISPAKTLDFETPSTTEQVSQPDFLKHSKALITILRDYSPQQISELMGISDKLAGLNTARFEEWRPPFTLSNAKPAAQAFQGDVYTGLQAENFSESENRYAQSHLRILSGLYGLLRPLDLIQPYRLEMGTKLPNSAGKDLYAYWKPILAPALNEAIAESGSNVLVNLASNEYFKAVDTKQLNARIITPVFKDEKNGTFKIISFYAKKARGLMSAWMVQQQVNDPDELKAFDVAGYRFDASASQGDTFVFTRKEADR, from the coding sequence ATGCTGAGCGTTATCTCTCCCGCCAAAACGCTGGATTTTGAAACCCCATCGACCACAGAGCAAGTGTCACAGCCCGATTTTCTGAAACACAGCAAAGCGCTTATTACTATTTTGCGCGATTACTCGCCGCAACAAATCAGCGAGCTTATGGGGATCAGCGATAAATTAGCGGGCCTGAATACGGCGCGTTTTGAGGAGTGGCGCCCTCCTTTCACACTGAGCAATGCTAAACCCGCTGCACAAGCTTTTCAGGGCGACGTTTATACCGGCCTGCAAGCGGAAAACTTCAGCGAATCAGAGAACCGTTACGCACAGTCGCATCTGCGCATACTTTCTGGTCTTTACGGCCTGCTACGGCCCCTGGATTTGATCCAGCCCTATCGGCTGGAAATGGGCACCAAACTGCCTAACAGTGCCGGTAAGGATCTGTATGCCTATTGGAAGCCCATCCTGGCACCTGCACTTAATGAAGCCATTGCTGAAAGCGGCTCCAACGTGTTGGTTAATCTCGCCTCGAATGAGTACTTCAAAGCAGTAGATACCAAACAACTCAATGCGCGGATCATTACGCCGGTGTTTAAAGATGAGAAGAACGGCACCTTTAAAATCATCAGCTTCTATGCCAAAAAAGCACGCGGGCTGATGAGCGCCTGGATGGTCCAGCAGCAGGTTAACGATCCAGATGAACTCAAGGCATTTGATGTTGCTGGCTATCGCTTCGATGCATCGGCGTCCCAGGGTGATACTTTCGTTTTCACTCGTAAAGAAGCCGATCGCTAA
- a CDS encoding sensor histidine kinase, translating into MNSAGMNNPAPTPLPLRWRRLWLLVISLGLALCMWQAAQLAREQALSNLQDDAENELRLSAANLNGYLLRYDYLPQMLATREGVQRFLTSPDSQDPMPLNMLLDRFRFTAGVSDVYLLNRDGDTIAASNWHRPNTFIGQNYAFRSYYTDAIAGGQGRFFGLGIKSLERGYYFSSPVWIDDTSPDARPDGVLVVKVLLDDVEDSWAEQDAELFVTDSDDIIFMASHPELRMNALYPLTEEQRQALRETRRYAMEPLSPSGIEVNAPYRQGSHLVSFSQGPLSSSDYLSLTRHIPEFGWQMHILKPLTPVISAQWIAALMAGGLYGVVTLGAGIGWQRLRLRREREAFAERERNTLARVRDELEVSVERRTRDLVASNQRLSDEIEERRRAEANLRQTQDELIQAAKLAVLGQLAAGINHELNQPLAAIRAYAENARRFMALARHEKADANLEQIVELTERMADISAQLRQFSRKSSERQEAISVQACIDYALRLFQSRLREGNITIVQDWPAETLWVKGDLVRLEQVLVNLIGNALQAMKGVSAPQLTLGARIHQQQVIISVSDNGPGIPEEHLGHIFEPFFTTKAPGSGLGLGLSISSRIMDDLGGKLQADNQPEGGACFTITLPHSPLTYTQENSSYA; encoded by the coding sequence ATGAACAGCGCTGGCATGAACAACCCAGCGCCCACCCCTTTGCCGTTGCGTTGGCGACGTCTGTGGCTGCTGGTTATTTCACTCGGCTTAGCGTTGTGCATGTGGCAGGCCGCCCAGTTGGCGCGTGAACAAGCGCTTTCTAACTTACAGGATGATGCCGAAAACGAACTGCGGCTGTCTGCCGCCAACTTAAACGGCTATCTACTACGCTACGACTACCTGCCACAAATGCTTGCCACTCGGGAAGGCGTGCAGCGCTTTTTGACCTCTCCAGATAGCCAAGACCCGATGCCGCTCAATATGCTGCTGGATCGTTTCCGCTTTACAGCGGGAGTTTCAGACGTCTATTTACTCAATCGCGATGGCGACACGATCGCCGCCAGTAATTGGCACCGCCCTAACACCTTTATTGGCCAGAATTATGCTTTTCGCTCTTACTACACCGATGCCATTGCTGGGGGGCAGGGGCGCTTTTTTGGTCTAGGCATCAAGTCTCTTGAGCGAGGCTACTACTTCTCATCGCCCGTATGGATAGATGACACCTCGCCCGATGCGCGGCCAGACGGCGTGCTAGTGGTGAAAGTACTGTTAGATGACGTTGAAGATAGCTGGGCAGAGCAGGATGCCGAGCTGTTTGTCACTGATAGTGACGACATCATCTTCATGGCAAGCCATCCTGAGCTGCGCATGAACGCCCTTTACCCACTTACCGAAGAACAGCGTCAAGCCCTAAGGGAAACGCGCCGCTACGCCATGGAGCCGTTGTCCCCCTCGGGTATTGAAGTCAATGCACCTTACCGACAGGGAAGCCATTTGGTCAGTTTCTCCCAAGGCCCATTAAGCAGCAGCGACTACCTTAGTCTGACCCGACATATCCCTGAGTTTGGCTGGCAAATGCATATTTTAAAGCCGCTAACACCGGTGATTAGCGCTCAGTGGATAGCTGCTCTGATGGCAGGCGGCCTCTACGGCGTGGTCACTCTTGGTGCGGGCATTGGCTGGCAGCGTTTGAGACTACGCCGTGAGCGTGAAGCGTTTGCCGAGCGAGAGCGCAACACTTTGGCACGCGTGCGTGACGAACTAGAGGTTAGCGTGGAACGCCGCACCCGAGATCTAGTCGCCAGCAACCAACGCCTTTCGGATGAAATTGAAGAGCGCCGACGCGCTGAAGCCAACTTACGACAAACCCAAGACGAGCTGATTCAAGCCGCCAAACTCGCTGTATTGGGACAGCTCGCCGCGGGCATCAACCATGAGCTTAATCAACCGCTGGCGGCTATTCGCGCTTACGCGGAAAACGCCCGCCGCTTTATGGCATTAGCACGCCACGAAAAAGCCGATGCCAACCTGGAACAAATTGTTGAACTAACCGAGCGGATGGCGGATATCAGCGCGCAGCTGCGCCAGTTTTCACGTAAGAGCAGCGAACGCCAGGAGGCGATTTCGGTACAAGCCTGCATCGACTACGCTCTACGCCTGTTTCAAAGCCGCTTACGCGAAGGCAATATCACCATTGTTCAGGATTGGCCTGCTGAAACTCTATGGGTTAAAGGCGATCTGGTGCGCCTGGAACAAGTGTTGGTAAATTTAATCGGCAATGCGCTGCAGGCCATGAAAGGCGTGTCTGCGCCACAACTTACCCTGGGCGCCCGCATACACCAGCAGCAGGTCATTATTAGCGTTAGCGATAATGGCCCAGGCATCCCCGAGGAGCACTTGGGGCATATTTTTGAACCCTTTTTTACCACTAAAGCGCCGGGCAGTGGTTTAGGGCTGGGTCTCTCGATCTCATCGCGTATCATGGACGATTTAGGTGGCAAGCTACAGGCAGATAACCAGCCAGAAGGCGGCGCTTGCTTCACCATTACCCTGCCCCACTCACCGCTAACCTACACCCAGGAGAACTCCTCTTATGCATGA
- a CDS encoding sodium-dependent transporter, with protein sequence MSETLERWGSKRAFILAVTGAAVGLGNIWRFPYVAGENGGAAFLLIYVAFVLLLGIPVMMAEILIGRAGRRGPMQALSALAAEAGASPRWRWLGLFGAFTVFCILSFYSVVSGWSIEFLVASVNGNFNGASAAEIGAGFDAFLANPGLLIFNHSLFLFMTMTVVAAGVAKGLERLNNLLMPLLYLLLLLLAGYAATTDGFAPALAWLFLPSFEALTPAVVVHAMGHAFFTLAVGACALMAYGAYMPEEQSLPKAAVAVAVLDISVALLAGIAIFSVVFAQGMDPTDGPGLMFVTLPIAFSELPWGSVWLSVFFLLLLLATWTSAINLAEPMVATLQGLGLRRSISTAIVAISVWLIGLLSAFSFSTLAEFRPLFGRNVFELVSSIPPDVFLPLGGLLIAVFAAWVMPRDRVVSALGIGESGYRVWRNIIRWVSIPLTFIVLLAGLL encoded by the coding sequence ATGAGCGAAACGCTGGAGCGCTGGGGGTCGAAGCGGGCCTTTATCTTGGCGGTAACAGGTGCTGCGGTGGGGTTAGGCAATATCTGGCGCTTCCCTTACGTGGCCGGAGAGAACGGCGGTGCGGCGTTTCTACTGATTTATGTGGCGTTTGTGCTGCTGCTGGGTATTCCGGTGATGATGGCGGAGATTTTGATTGGTCGTGCCGGGCGGCGTGGGCCGATGCAGGCGTTGAGTGCCTTGGCGGCTGAGGCGGGGGCTTCGCCTCGCTGGCGCTGGCTGGGGCTATTCGGGGCGTTCACCGTATTCTGCATTTTATCGTTTTACTCGGTGGTGTCCGGCTGGTCGATTGAGTTTTTGGTGGCCTCTGTTAACGGCAATTTCAATGGCGCGAGTGCCGCTGAGATTGGCGCTGGTTTTGATGCCTTCTTGGCCAACCCGGGACTGCTGATCTTCAATCACTCACTGTTTCTGTTTATGACCATGACGGTTGTAGCGGCGGGCGTTGCCAAGGGGTTAGAGCGGCTGAATAACCTGCTGATGCCGCTGTTATACCTGCTATTGCTGCTATTAGCGGGCTATGCTGCGACCACTGACGGCTTTGCCCCTGCCTTGGCGTGGCTGTTTTTACCCTCTTTCGAGGCGCTAACCCCGGCGGTGGTCGTCCATGCCATGGGGCACGCGTTCTTTACTCTGGCGGTGGGCGCCTGTGCTTTGATGGCGTATGGCGCCTATATGCCGGAAGAGCAAAGCCTGCCTAAAGCCGCTGTGGCTGTCGCCGTACTCGATATTAGCGTGGCGTTACTGGCGGGGATCGCTATTTTCTCGGTGGTGTTTGCGCAAGGCATGGATCCCACTGATGGCCCAGGGTTAATGTTTGTTACCCTGCCTATTGCGTTTTCTGAGTTGCCTTGGGGCTCTGTATGGCTAAGCGTATTCTTTTTGCTGCTGTTACTGGCTACCTGGACATCGGCCATCAACCTCGCAGAGCCGATGGTCGCCACGCTTCAGGGCCTGGGGCTGCGCCGTAGTATATCGACAGCGATTGTTGCTATTAGCGTCTGGCTGATTGGGCTGTTATCGGCCTTCTCTTTTTCAACCCTGGCGGAGTTTCGGCCGCTATTTGGACGCAATGTCTTCGAGCTTGTCAGCAGTATACCGCCGGATGTTTTCCTGCCTTTGGGCGGCCTATTGATAGCCGTTTTTGCCGCTTGGGTAATGCCCCGCGATAGAGTGGTGAGCGCGTTAGGCATTGGTGAAAGCGGCTATCGGGTGTGGCGCAATATCATCCGCTGGGTGTCGATTCCGCTGACGTTTATTGTTCTGCTGGCCGGATTGCTATAG